TGTATTCAAAATTATCTGACTTATTACCtgtagaagtagtagatgaaaaTGATCCTAGTCTTGAAAAACCAGACCAAGAAGAAATTGATGATCTGACAGAAAGAACTAGGCAAGCATTGATGAAAATTACAAACTCTAAAATAGCAGCGGCTATGCCAGTTAGGGCTGCTGATAAATTAGCACCAGCTGAATTTATTAGATATACTCCATCACAACAAGGTGCTGCTTTTAATTCAGGAGCAAAACAAAGAGTTATCAGACTTGTAGATGCCCAAGTTGATCCAATGGAACCTCCcagatttaaaattaataaaaaaattccaaGGGGTCCCCCTTCACCTCCTGCACCTGTCTTACATAGTCCAACCAGGCGGGTAACAGttaaagaacaaaaagaatgGAAAATACCTCCATGTATTTCCAACTGGAAAAACGCAAAAGGTAAGTAAACCATTTTAGTGGTCACAATGTGAAGAGAGGTTAGATTAACGCAAATTTAGGTTTTGTGGCTCTTGTGACTTTTTATTTGATGATTCTTTTGCACTATGCCTCTGGTAAAACAGTCATAGTTATCTATCCTTAATCCTTAAGGATTAATCCTTATTAATTAATGAGCTTAATGAGAGAGGTTACCTAATCTAGACATAATTGGTAGCATCTTTGCAAATTCTCTAATAACATCCACACCAAAGCCATAGCAGCCTggagattttccttttttaattgcCTTATGACCTCTCTAATACAGTTTTCTGAGACTTGCTGCCATTCAAATATGTATTTTCTTAGCTTTATATTTACTAGAAGTTTTGATGGAGGTGGTATGTTATTTGCTAGAGATTTTTTTACATGtgcaaaatattgatttaattgaTTAGATATGTCCTCAGTTCTATTGAATGTAGAATTATGAGATTGTAACTCATGAATTGTTATTGCCTTTTTTGTATGTTTTGGATTGAGGGTAATATTAACACCACCACATTAAAATATGGTTCTTTACCAGCTCTCAACCAATATTCAGCCACTACAATTACATCTGGTCTATTCAACTTAATTACCAATCCTTCCAGTTCTAGAATCTTATGTCTCATTGATTGAGCATATAAGTAAagtacagtgtaggtaaaagtttgtGGTCAGTATGGATCTTAGGTGAGATGGAGTAAAAAaaacctgtttaaaaagagagaggtatatcaGACCCGCCCTTTATATTGTCGAAAATGCATTAGTGGAAATAATAAAAGAGGGGAAGTTCAGTGTTgtcaaacttattggttttatttgacctgttgtctttttagcatttgaacaatgttctaagatattCAAATTTGGGTGAGTTGacttaaatggcagcttactgttttttattgggaatatgccacaattttactttattatttatttatatacggcatccatttacttacaatttttacaaagttacATCTTACAATcgataaattattaaaataacaatcacaagttttacaaagttacaccttaacaacaataaattattaaaataacaagcACCTCAGAATAAtagaaacatataaaaataatacaGATGTACCACAAACTTATTGTAagatactttttagttgttttttaaacaaactaattttGGAGTCAAAAATATCCATTTGTCTTGGTAGGCTATTAGCACTCCGGACCAATCATGTAGTTGGTTCATTGATACCATAAtaactttataataagtttaatttaacattttgatttcgacttcggaaattgttttatataaataaaatttattaatgttttgtattttaagtacgatttccaaattggaaatctaaacatcaaaataagcttattttaaagtcacattatgccttattcccaataaaaataataaactgcattatgacgccacaataaaaaagcttcatacaaaattatttggcaatgTCGCGTTGTTAAAGTAACAACACTTTGATTTTAATACTGTGGTAACGATCAGAACAGAACTAGTTTGGCATGCCATGCATATTGCATGGGTTAGTGGGTTGATCTTTTATAaagcataataaataaagataGTACTAGTAAAGCATTAGGAAGGAGTAGATGTCTTATATTACATTTAAACTGGACGAAAAATTAcaacttttaattaaaaataagatattatttggtattttccaaataatatctttgaaaccatattttcgtttagattttttggaggtagtaggtgtgaaaataaaaattagttctataaaaatgaaacaaaaaaagataaaattagtagaaaagtataaaatttgttctataaaaatgaaatcaaataaaaaataattccagcactactgtttaaattaaaaataattccaaacaATTAGAAATTCTAAACCAATTCTTTTCTAAATTCTATTCCAAGCAATTAGAAATTCTAAACCAAATTTTTAGGTAATTAAATGTTCAATCTATTATACATCGCATTTCTCATGGAGTTAAGTTCGTCTGCCGATTGTTTTGGCTAAGTTGGATTATCTTTTCCTTCAGTTCCTCCAAGTTGGTGGCTCGCTCGAACTAATGCCTGTACAATTTCGTTTTTAGcatcccccaaaaataaaaatctagaggaGCTAAGTCGGGTGATCGAGGGGGCCATTTATTGTACCGCCTGTACTGACACGTTTAGCAAAAATGAACGCTAAATAGTCTCTAATGGCTTTTACATTATGTGCAGGAGagccatcttgttgaaaccaaatttcgTTGAAGTTAATTTGAAGACGATGAATTgcaggaataatttgattttgcagtaATTGGAGACATTTGACTTCATTTAAATTGCCTCCAATGAAAACAGAACCAATAATATGGTCTCCCAAAATTCCAGTCCAAACATTCAATGTTTGTGGATACTGCTTAATATACTTCTAAAATACTACTACGCACAGACACACTAAAATGCTTATTCTCCTGAGACCAATAACGTACAATGGATGGATTATGTTGTGAATCTTGTGAATTGTGAAGGAGGACTcatctgtaaacaaaatatttttcaaaaaattattatttgcatgACGTCTTTCATGTCCAAATATTCCTCACTGTTTTTGCATTCAAATCAACTTAAACTGCAATTTGTTTACTTCAACACGGCGTCGCTTCAGCCAATGCACAAActtgaatttttctaatttctcGTTCTTGAGAAATTTTCTTTTGACAAGGTGTATCTGATGGGCAGCATTTTTTACATCTGCCATTAGTACAGCCaaacttttcaaattgatgaataattgccaatacagttttttctataggtattggcctattttcaaaagctataataaataaattaaaagtaccattttattatttgtacctGCTCTTCTGTTGTATAAACAGTCGGCATATCAAATTTTTATCTTCACACTTACGCGGTTACCTCCAAAAAGGAATACATAGCATAGCGTTCGGCCTGTCTTGTATGCAGTTTACCATTGAAACGAACGGACGAATggcgatgttgccaaaattatcttgttttattggaaattaggctacaatttcgtcaaataaaaattcgaatctgtaaatttctcatggatttaagaaattttgtaccagtatttgtgtcaattagtgtttcatttttaatatcatcatccaGTTTTGAATGGCAATCGCCAATTTTTCGAAtcaattcaatgttttaattcaaatatgtaataagGCAACCCTGCCGCTGTTTCTTACATATAAGCTGGATCGGAAATAAGTCTATttgctgaaaatatgattttatatctgtgttagatatcctgttaaattctactatactgaccataaacttttacctacactgtatactAAACCCAGTACTATTACTACATTGAACTTTATCTAACATAGATTGGCTTTGTAGTTTACATTCATTTgccatttttaatttaaaatcttaCTATAATTGTCACTGACCTATATTTGTTTCTTTATTATGTCTTCATTATGAATATAAATTCATAATGAATTCATCAGTCAGGCTCCGAATCCTCAGATTTTCTCAAATAGACTACcattttttgtccaaaaatatttgatttttttcctTTCTTAATTGACTTATAAACCATGGTGAATAAGCTTCTGTTTGAGCTTAACATATGTGGCCTTAGAACCACATTAAGAGTTTTTAAGGAAGGAGATGTGTAATATAACGGAGTGGTTATTATGCTTTATGGATACTAATTAAAGTTTACATATAAATCTGAGGAAGCTTCGCCTCTATTGgatgtcattatttattttgtataatacttatttatttaatttatttaattaacggaTATACCATTTTTACAGAAATATGATGTCAACCTTTACAAAGCTTATATATAGGttgcgttaataaaaaacaaaccaaaattaaaatcaaacaaaattcaattaaagtagtagcttaagttattaaataatgctcaaaatttctcaaatgatttCTTAAATGTTGCTGTAGATATTCCAAATAACTCTAAACTATTGCTGTGTTCATTGGCAGTTCGTAAAATTCTTGTAATGGGTTCATTTGGCCATAATTCGTAATGTGGAATAGAATGTTGAAAATCTCAGTGTTACGAGTTCTtctagtattaacattaaaatttattaaacttagtAACTCTGGATCTTGAACATatccatttataattttaaaaaggaaacatAAATCCGCTTGACATCTTCTATCATGTAGTGATGAGATATTTAGTATTGACAGTATATCATCATATGTGTATTGatgtctaataaaaccaattttgtAAGCACATACCcttaagaatttattttgaactctctCGATACTGTAGATGTCACTGTTATATGAAGGAGACCAAATGAGAGAACCATACTCCAAAACTGATCGAACTAAACTACagtataacatttttaaagtttgtactGAAAACTGATTACAGTTTCTAAGAATAAATCCCAAAATTTTTAAAGCTTTAGCTGAAGTTTCGTTAATGTGATATTTAAAAGTTAGTTTAGAATCAAAATTTATACCTAAATCTTTAATATTATGTACGTGAAGGtacattatttatacaataatcataatttacaaactctcttgttcttccaaaagtaattttaaaacatttttgtatatttaagtatAGCATGTTTACTATTAAAAATATCCATTCACCCAATATCATGTGtaataaatatcaataaaatagttgaaaatttaattttttaggttACACTGTGCCACTGGACAAAAGACTGGCAGCTGATGGTAGAGGCCTACAGCAACTACATATTAATGAAAATTTTGCCAAACTGGCAGAAGCTTTGTATATAGCTGACAGAAAGGCTCGAGAAGCAGTTGAAACTAGAGCACAATTAGAAAAGAAACTAgcccaaaaagaaaaagaagcaaaggAAGAACATCTACGTCAATTAGCCCAAAGGGCCAGAGACGAGAGAGCTGGAATTAAAACGGCTCCAGGTAAGTGTTTTTTGTTTAGTGAAGTTTATTAGTACCTTACGAAAAAGTGAGATATCACaaactcatttttttttcttgaaacttttccgcttttatttctttttgttccCAGGTCTATAAAATCTGTTTATCTgaatattcaatttatttattttcaatatttaattcGAAGTATTGAAATTGTAGGTCATTCCAAGGGAGGTGTGGACGAGGAAGAACATGAAAGAGACATGCTTCGTCAAGATCGTCATAAAGAGCGTGCTCGAGATCGTAATTTAGCACGGGCAGCTCCCGATAAGCGCAGTAAACTTCAGCGAGAACGCGAAAGAGATATTTCGGAACAAATCGCCCTTGGTATGCCAGCTAAGGGTGCTACATCCAACGAAACTCAGTTTGATCAAAGATTATTTGGTCAGGCTCAGGGTCTTGGGCACGGCTATGGAGACGATGAAGCATATAATGTCTACGATAAACCTTGGAGAGATGGAGGTTCCATGGCAAATCACATTTACAGACCaagtaaaaatattgataaagatATGTATGGTGGAGAAGACATTGAAAAAGCTATTAGAACTAATAGGTATATtgtttcaatttttatttattgcacaattttctatacaagttttaTTATATACATGCATGGACAAAATTGtcgaatatttttttgttataactcttaatagaaaatgattttagcCTATTGAAGTAAAAATTCCAAAAACTATAAAACttgttaactaattttttatcaattcaaAACTGCTTTTTTTATACACCTTAATAAAGTAGCTTAAAATTAATAGTTTATTAACACAGTATTAGAAACAcgattttttctttgttttaggtTTGTACCAGATAAAGAATTTGGGGGTACTGATCGTTCTGGAGCTGGTCGATCAGGACCTGTACAATTTGAAAAAGAAGAGGATCCGTTCGGATTGGATCAGTTCTTGTCGCAAGCTAAAAGAGCTAGTAAAAGAAAAGAACCTGAAAAAAGGGACGACAGGGATAAGAGGAAAAGAAGAGAATAGAAGTTTTTACATTTTCTTTGTGAAAcctttatatattaaatataggtataaataattctaaattgttttaaaatagttATATTTTATATTGACATTAATTTTAATAGGTAAACTAAACAACACATTTGTCAGGTAATTTTTGTGAATTAAGATTACAATTAAATATCTACAACATACAATATTGGTTATATATTTACAACCTACAAGTAATTCGTGAATGTGTTGCCTGTGTGAATCCATTTCAAATAGgcgaaaagaaataaaataaggctTACTCGCAATCAATTTAATTATACCACCAACGacccggtttcgcatactacaatttgctatgcatcttcaggtctaacggtacctggtaaattaaatgatgccggtacaagaatttaccaggtaccgttagacctgaagatgcatagcaaattgtagtatgcgaaaccggtcgttggtagtataattaaattgattgtaagtcttatttactactgccaaaaaaggcaaatacaagggaatgcagcgaatatcgtacgatagctttgatgagtcatgctctaaaactgttcctgaaaataatccataataggatctataggaaattagacgtagacatcagtaacactcagatgggattcagaaaagggctgggtacaagggaggctctgtttgcaatgaacgttctctcacagagatgcttagacatgaaccaagaaatttacacctgctttattgatttcgaaaaggcctttgacaaagtacaacatgaaccactaagacaaattctaataaagaaaaatatagacagccgagatattcgaattatatgcaacctatattggaatcaaacagcaaatgtgaaggttgagggtaggctaacagaagaaattcaaatccgtcgaggagtccggcagggatgcatcttgtcgccacttttatttaatctgtatagtgaagctatttgtgaacaagcactcgaggaagaagatcttggtctgataataaatggtgagactatcaacaatataaggtatgctgacgatacggttctcctaacgggaacgctagtagaactacaacatctcgttcaaagtctcaatatatactgtaacagttacggcttgaaaattaatttgaaaaaaactaaatttatggtaatcacgaaatcaaagaacatcagagctaatcttgtaatagacaatacaacgattgagcgtgtgtcctgttataaatatctaggtgcttggatcacagacgatactgatcaaacaaaagagattagatgtagaaaagaaatcgctagatcagtctttaatagaatgcgcaaactcttttgcaatcgtgatatcaatattaagttacgaatacgaatgctgcggtgttatgtcttttctaccctgttgtatggggtagaggcttggacactaaaacagttgaccacaaaaaacatcgaagctttcgggatgtggtgctataggcgcattctcagaatatcatggatggaccgcgtcactaacacgcaagtactccaaactttagacaaaagatgcgaaattctaaatgagataaaaactagaaagatggaatacttggggcacattgtgagaggtgaaaagtacgaacttttaagaaatatcatgcagggcaaaagaagtgtgggatgaagaaaaatatcgtggcttcgtaatctacgtgaatggttcgggtgtagttcgattgaactttttaggcgcgctgctaacaaagtcgcagtggccatgatgatttccaatctccgctaggagtggcacgagaagaagaagaagaagaagtcttatttatttctttttacctactACAAGTAATTCTAAATTTTCTGGCTGAAATTAAAGAGACATCTTTGAAGTATATCACAGATTACAATTACAGCAGCTTTCGGCCTGAAACAGTGCAACCTTTGTGGAGCTAAAACTCCTCATCCAGCCTTATTCTTTTAATGAGTTTCCATAGCCTTGAGAGGGGTCCATTCATATAGACTGATGCTTTTGGTTCTTTCTTTTTGAGTTCTACATACTGTAGCCTTGTGAGGCCTTCACACTGACAAGACCTGCagagcggtttcctcttcttctAGACAAAACCAACAGCTATTCTCTTCCGTCAAGCTTATACCACTCGAATGTTTATTGAGCCAATAGTGTTCAATCAACAACCCTACTATCACC
The genomic region above belongs to Diabrotica undecimpunctata isolate CICGRU chromosome 8, icDiaUnde3, whole genome shotgun sequence and contains:
- the Bx42 gene encoding puff-specific protein Bx42, translated to MELSSILPAPVQSIWDRDDERRKKSAFLSSKQLISTQNVAPPYGQRRGWVPRSVTDFGDGGAFPEIHVAQYPLDMGKKKDASSNALAVQLGSDGKVKYDAIARQGHGKDKIVYSKLSDLLPVEVVDENDPSLEKPDQEEIDDLTERTRQALMKITNSKIAAAMPVRAADKLAPAEFIRYTPSQQGAAFNSGAKQRVIRLVDAQVDPMEPPRFKINKKIPRGPPSPPAPVLHSPTRRVTVKEQKEWKIPPCISNWKNAKGYTVPLDKRLAADGRGLQQLHINENFAKLAEALYIADRKAREAVETRAQLEKKLAQKEKEAKEEHLRQLAQRARDERAGIKTAPGHSKGGVDEEEHERDMLRQDRHKERARDRNLARAAPDKRSKLQRERERDISEQIALGMPAKGATSNETQFDQRLFGQAQGLGHGYGDDEAYNVYDKPWRDGGSMANHIYRPSKNIDKDMYGGEDIEKAIRTNRFVPDKEFGGTDRSGAGRSGPVQFEKEEDPFGLDQFLSQAKRASKRKEPEKRDDRDKRKRRE